One stretch of Armatimonadota bacterium DNA includes these proteins:
- the nuoG gene encoding NADH-quinone oxidoreductase subunit NuoG: MTEYRLTLTDPSLTCDESKIVNLRINGTEVQAPRGLNIVEVARRMGIDIPYFCYHPRLSKGGAANCRMCLVEVSSKAPDGSIRKMPKPQAACTLPADEGMIIETETEALKKDRRGILEFLLINHPLDCPICDRGGECPLQNNTLFYGASATRFIEEKRHFHKAVPLAEHVVFDRERCIHCARCTRFTEDISGDGQLAFLKRSADMEVGVVSGSTYTSRFSGNVIELCPVGALLSRDYRFKARPWDLLTQASICSRCSNGCNIKFDYRVNEIQRVNARVNEAVNEEWTCDRGKFGHDHLTGPDRLKTPLMRQNGELGPVSWQVAFDALTERLKAAGPRAGAIGGSHLTNEDAFVFQRLFREAVGSPNVDSRLGRWQGSGAAPLLKRLGYPAMGTSIAGMERMRSIFVIGGDLADEQPILFLRVRKAWRFGAASVISAAPEREGADPALDFAEIGLRYREGSALALLGGLLNAIFAAGLAAPNAGHLRAEAEGWPVERAASATGLPAEAFARAARAITQSTCAFIAGDAIRDSRDFAVLASALASLAEATGNGGNVNIPVGQVNAQGAADVGMLPDCLPGYQPAPQNGLTTHGMLEAARDGGLDLLWVAGEDLAARYHDRDLASQALETCPFVVVSELFLTQTAAQADLVIPVSSPAEKDGTFTNCEGRVQRLRSCFSLSPDLRSDWVVFAQAAGRLGTPFEYISTGDVLKGIAASAPMFADLSMPEIDAGGQLLRYNRPGSN, from the coding sequence ATGACGGAATACCGCCTTACCCTGACGGATCCGTCGCTCACCTGCGACGAATCGAAGATCGTCAATCTTCGTATCAACGGAACGGAAGTTCAGGCGCCGCGCGGGTTGAACATCGTTGAGGTTGCGCGTCGTATGGGGATCGACATCCCGTACTTTTGCTACCACCCTCGCCTGTCGAAGGGCGGCGCGGCCAACTGCCGGATGTGCCTGGTTGAGGTTTCATCCAAAGCGCCGGACGGCTCGATCCGCAAGATGCCCAAGCCTCAAGCCGCATGCACGCTCCCGGCCGATGAGGGAATGATCATCGAGACCGAGACGGAGGCGCTGAAAAAGGACCGGCGGGGAATACTTGAGTTTCTCCTGATAAACCATCCGCTCGATTGCCCGATCTGTGACCGCGGCGGCGAGTGTCCGCTCCAGAACAACACCCTCTTTTACGGCGCATCCGCAACGCGTTTCATCGAGGAGAAGCGACACTTTCACAAGGCAGTGCCGCTGGCGGAGCACGTGGTGTTCGATCGGGAGCGGTGCATCCACTGCGCGCGGTGTACCCGCTTTACGGAGGATATCAGCGGGGACGGTCAGCTGGCATTTCTGAAGCGCTCCGCGGATATGGAAGTCGGCGTCGTCAGTGGTTCCACTTACACGAGCCGATTCAGCGGGAACGTTATCGAACTATGCCCGGTGGGAGCGCTGCTCTCGCGAGATTACAGGTTCAAGGCGCGCCCCTGGGACCTGTTGACGCAGGCGTCGATCTGCTCACGATGCTCGAACGGCTGCAATATCAAGTTCGACTACCGCGTCAACGAGATCCAGCGCGTGAACGCGCGCGTCAACGAGGCCGTGAACGAAGAGTGGACGTGCGATCGAGGCAAGTTCGGGCACGATCACCTGACAGGCCCGGATCGGCTGAAGACGCCGTTGATGCGCCAGAATGGGGAGCTGGGCCCCGTGAGTTGGCAGGTGGCGTTTGATGCGCTTACGGAGCGGCTGAAGGCTGCGGGTCCGCGCGCAGGAGCGATCGGCGGAAGCCACCTAACGAACGAGGACGCATTTGTCTTCCAGCGCCTGTTCCGTGAGGCGGTTGGCAGTCCAAACGTCGATTCCCGGCTGGGCCGCTGGCAGGGAAGCGGCGCCGCCCCGCTGCTGAAGCGGCTGGGGTACCCGGCCATGGGCACATCCATCGCCGGGATGGAGCGAATGCGCTCGATTTTCGTCATCGGCGGCGATCTGGCGGATGAACAGCCGATCCTGTTCCTGCGGGTGCGGAAAGCATGGCGTTTTGGCGCTGCCTCCGTGATCTCCGCGGCGCCGGAGCGCGAAGGGGCGGATCCGGCACTGGATTTCGCTGAGATCGGATTGCGGTACCGTGAGGGAAGCGCTCTGGCGCTGCTCGGCGGCCTGTTGAACGCGATATTCGCGGCCGGACTTGCTGCCCCGAATGCGGGCCACCTGCGGGCCGAAGCGGAAGGATGGCCGGTGGAGCGCGCCGCTTCAGCTACCGGTCTGCCCGCCGAGGCATTCGCCAGGGCGGCGCGGGCCATAACGCAATCGACATGTGCCTTTATTGCTGGCGACGCCATCCGCGACAGCCGCGACTTCGCGGTGCTCGCCTCGGCGCTCGCGAGCCTGGCCGAGGCTACCGGCAACGGCGGAAACGTCAACATTCCGGTTGGTCAGGTCAATGCACAGGGCGCTGCCGATGTGGGAATGCTGCCCGACTGCCTGCCCGGGTACCAGCCGGCGCCTCAAAATGGCTTGACAACGCACGGCATGCTGGAGGCAGCGCGAGATGGAGGACTGGACCTGCTTTGGGTCGCCGGGGAGGACCTTGCCGCGCGGTATCACGACCGCGATCTCGCTTCGCAGGCATTGGAGACCTGCCCATTTGTGGTGGTCAGCGAACTGTTTTTGACGCAGACCGCCGCGCAGGCCGACCTGGTCATACCCGTGAGCAGCCCGGCTGAGAAGGATGGCACGTTTACCAACTGCGAGGGCCGGGTTCAGCGGCTGCGGTCCTGTTTTTCACTCTCACCCGACCTGCGGAGCGACTGGGTGGTTTTTGCACAGGCCGCCGGCCGCCTGGGTACGCCCTTTGAGTACATCTCAACCGGCGACGTTCTGAAGGGTATTGCGGCCTCCGCGCCGATGTTCGCGGATTTGAGCATGCCGGAGATCGATGCGGGCGGACAACTGCTGCGGTACAACCGGCCGGGTTCGAATTAA
- the nuoF gene encoding NADH-quinone oxidoreductase subunit NuoF, whose product MPIVNLLFANRETPGIGEIDVYLANGGYSGLRKAVTMERQAVIDEVKASGLRGRGGAGFPTWIKWNGLPKSYDKPHFVLCNADEGEPGTYKDRELMLKCAHQMVEGLIIAGYATFSKVGYVYIRSEFVEPAWQVRKAIDQAYAKGFLGRNILGIEGFDYDLHVHMGAGSYECGEESALMSSLMGERGQPRLKAPHGPLPTVEGVWRSPTLINNVETFSAVPWIIAHGGAEYAKYGTERSKGTKIISVSGHVAKPANYEIEMGTPLSELMDAAGGVTGGRLKAVIPGGSSVQILTAEDCAGVNLDYESCQANGTLLGSGGLMVFNDRTDIVMLMKRTSEFYAHESCGKCTPCREGTRWLYRILDRIVSGGGRLTDIDLLLDVCSNIDGRSYCGLGDAAAWPIVGAIKAFRSEFEYWVRYHRSPVGPTALPPQQHAVNPVMAGAAAS is encoded by the coding sequence ATGCCCATCGTCAACCTGCTGTTTGCCAACCGCGAAACGCCCGGCATCGGGGAAATCGATGTCTACCTGGCAAATGGCGGCTATTCCGGCCTGCGCAAAGCCGTGACCATGGAGCGCCAGGCGGTGATCGATGAGGTGAAGGCCAGTGGACTTCGGGGGCGTGGCGGCGCCGGATTCCCAACATGGATTAAGTGGAACGGTCTGCCAAAGAGCTACGACAAGCCGCATTTTGTACTGTGCAACGCGGATGAAGGTGAGCCGGGAACCTACAAGGACCGTGAGTTGATGTTGAAGTGCGCTCACCAGATGGTGGAAGGCCTCATCATCGCCGGTTACGCCACGTTCAGCAAGGTTGGCTATGTGTACATCCGCAGTGAGTTTGTAGAGCCCGCATGGCAGGTCCGCAAGGCCATCGACCAGGCCTACGCAAAGGGCTTCCTTGGCCGCAACATTTTAGGCATCGAGGGCTTCGATTACGACCTGCACGTGCACATGGGCGCGGGCAGCTATGAGTGCGGTGAGGAATCGGCGCTGATGAGCAGCCTGATGGGCGAGCGCGGGCAGCCGCGCCTCAAGGCGCCGCACGGCCCGCTGCCCACCGTTGAGGGCGTTTGGCGCTCGCCGACACTGATCAACAACGTGGAGACCTTCAGCGCCGTACCCTGGATCATCGCACATGGTGGCGCGGAGTACGCAAAGTACGGCACCGAGCGGAGCAAAGGCACCAAGATCATTTCGGTGAGCGGGCATGTCGCAAAGCCGGCCAACTACGAAATTGAGATGGGCACGCCGCTCAGCGAATTGATGGATGCGGCCGGCGGTGTTACCGGCGGCCGCCTCAAGGCCGTCATCCCGGGTGGTTCATCGGTCCAGATACTTACCGCCGAGGATTGCGCGGGCGTGAACCTGGATTACGAAAGCTGCCAGGCCAACGGCACGCTGCTGGGATCGGGCGGGCTGATGGTTTTCAACGATCGTACCGACATCGTGATGCTGATGAAGCGCACATCGGAGTTCTATGCCCACGAGTCGTGCGGCAAGTGCACACCGTGCCGTGAAGGCACGCGCTGGCTGTACCGAATCCTCGACCGTATCGTTTCCGGCGGTGGGCGCCTGACCGACATCGACCTGCTGCTGGATGTGTGCTCCAATATCGACGGGCGCTCATACTGCGGGCTCGGCGATGCGGCGGCCTGGCCGATCGTCGGCGCCATCAAGGCATTCCGGAGCGAGTTTGAGTACTGGGTACGATATCACCGCTCGCCGGTTGGCCCAACGGCGCTTCCTCCGCAGCAGCACGCGGTGAACCCCGTCATGGCCGGAGCGGCCGCATCATGA
- a CDS encoding histidine phosphatase family protein produces MQIYLLRHGIAEDAGPNRLDTDRRLTQEGVARMRLEAEGMARAGIRPEIILSSPKARAWETAAITAETLEITDRLQRDSRLADGPGLQEMREIAMEFGNCDSIMLVGHQPYLSLLAGILVGSAHVEVKKGGLVRVDCAEAQHGSGVLTMLLPPGILARLGQNA; encoded by the coding sequence ATGCAAATCTATCTGCTCCGCCACGGTATTGCCGAGGATGCCGGCCCAAACCGTCTCGATACGGACCGCCGTCTCACGCAGGAAGGTGTTGCGCGTATGCGCCTGGAAGCTGAAGGCATGGCGCGAGCCGGCATCCGGCCGGAGATCATTCTCTCCAGCCCGAAGGCGCGAGCGTGGGAAACTGCAGCCATCACGGCAGAAACCCTGGAAATAACCGACAGGCTCCAGCGCGATTCCCGCCTTGCGGACGGCCCCGGCTTGCAGGAGATGCGGGAGATCGCGATGGAGTTTGGCAACTGCGACTCGATCATGCTTGTCGGGCACCAACCGTACCTCAGTCTCCTCGCGGGCATACTGGTTGGCTCGGCGCATGTGGAGGTCAAAAAGGGCGGTCTGGTTCGTGTCGATTGCGCCGAGGCGCAGCACGGCTCAGGCGTGTTGACGATGCTCCTGCCGCCAGGGATTCTCGCCCGGCTGGGTCAAAACGCGTAG
- a CDS encoding NADH-quinone oxidoreductase subunit C — protein MVQQPAPPPPETERIEIQKLKERFGAAVVEAQTFRGDAHVTVERQSIVEVCRFLRDDSALQFNFFSECLGVDYLGKKTGYRFEVVYNLYSLPCTRDGAPWGRNARLFVKIRIPEDDITAPSVTGVYPAAGFPEREIFDMFGIRFTGNPDLRRILMSDDWIGHPQRKDYPLGGERVQFPGGTLGPAVSETAVQHPGASYFGRTGDVQGEASPHSQVGP, from the coding sequence ATGGTACAGCAGCCAGCGCCCCCACCGCCCGAAACCGAGCGGATCGAAATCCAGAAGCTCAAGGAGCGGTTCGGCGCTGCCGTTGTGGAGGCGCAGACCTTCCGTGGCGACGCTCACGTTACCGTAGAGCGCCAGTCGATCGTTGAGGTATGCAGGTTCCTCCGCGACGACTCCGCCCTGCAGTTCAACTTCTTCTCAGAATGCCTCGGCGTCGACTACCTGGGTAAGAAGACCGGGTACCGGTTCGAGGTGGTCTACAACCTCTATTCCCTACCCTGCACACGCGACGGCGCGCCGTGGGGTCGCAACGCACGTCTGTTCGTTAAAATCCGCATTCCGGAAGACGACATCACGGCGCCAAGCGTTACCGGCGTCTACCCGGCGGCGGGGTTTCCGGAGCGCGAGATCTTCGATATGTTCGGCATCCGGTTCACGGGCAACCCGGATTTGCGCCGCATTCTGATGTCGGATGATTGGATCGGGCATCCACAGCGCAAGGACTATCCGCTCGGCGGAGAGCGCGTGCAGTTCCCTGGCGGCACGCTGGGGCCGGCCGTCTCCGAGACCGCGGTACAGCATCCCGGCGCCTCGTATTTCGGGAGAACCGGCGACGTGCAGGGTGAAGCATCCCCGCACTCACAGGTGGGTCCATGA
- a CDS encoding NAD(P)H-dependent oxidoreductase subunit E, with protein MQSEGTNPGLSAQALAELDEIASHYPERKAACLPALWIAQREYGGYLPPEALQAVAQALGLPQAEVEGVATFYTMYNRSMPGRHHLEVCTCLTCAVQGAYDVLHKLEHELGVAPGETTQDGAFTLSEVECLDYCGAPTVMQVGDRYFTNLTEYNIMAVIDELRGSELYTPARLADAIVKLHTPGSSRSGGGSYQPQPE; from the coding sequence ATGCAGAGTGAAGGCACAAATCCCGGGCTTTCCGCGCAGGCGCTTGCCGAGCTGGATGAAATCGCGTCGCACTATCCCGAGCGCAAGGCCGCGTGCCTGCCCGCACTCTGGATTGCGCAGCGGGAGTATGGCGGATATCTGCCGCCGGAAGCGCTGCAGGCAGTGGCGCAGGCGCTTGGGCTGCCTCAGGCTGAGGTGGAAGGTGTGGCGACGTTCTACACCATGTACAATCGCAGCATGCCCGGACGCCACCATCTGGAGGTTTGCACCTGCCTTACCTGCGCCGTTCAGGGCGCCTATGATGTGCTGCACAAGCTGGAGCACGAGCTGGGGGTGGCGCCCGGAGAGACGACTCAGGATGGCGCCTTCACGCTGTCTGAAGTCGAGTGTCTGGATTACTGCGGCGCTCCCACGGTGATGCAGGTGGGAGATCGGTACTTTACCAACCTCACCGAATACAACATCATGGCGGTTATCGACGAACTGCGCGGCAGCGAGCTCTACACACCTGCCCGTCTGGCTGATGCCATCGTGAAACTCCATACGCCCGGCAGCTCGCGCTCCGGCGGCGGCAGCTATCAGCCGCAGCCCGAATAA
- a CDS encoding site-specific DNA-methyltransferase gives MDGLVLLGHLPVSSVPLVMFDPQYRSVLDRQAYGNEGDARGRKRAELPQMETECIKAFIAEIVRVLVPGGHLMLWVDKYILCSGVTALTAGTPLHAVDMVTWDKLRMGMGYRTRRRCEHLVIFQLPPLRAKGVWQVHDIADVWPERSQTGVGRHTHAKPLRLQQRLIEAVTSPGELVVDPAAGGFSVMTAARAAGREFLGCDILG, from the coding sequence ATGGACGGTCTGGTTTTGCTCGGTCACTTGCCGGTTTCCTCGGTCCCGCTGGTGATGTTTGACCCCCAGTACCGAAGCGTTCTGGATCGGCAGGCGTACGGGAATGAGGGAGACGCCCGCGGACGGAAACGCGCGGAACTGCCACAGATGGAGACGGAGTGTATCAAGGCGTTCATCGCGGAGATCGTCCGAGTGCTGGTGCCTGGCGGCCACCTGATGTTATGGGTGGATAAGTACATCCTGTGTTCCGGCGTCACGGCACTGACGGCAGGCACCCCGCTGCACGCGGTCGACATGGTCACGTGGGATAAGTTGCGGATGGGTATGGGCTACCGCACGCGCCGCCGATGCGAACACCTGGTGATCTTCCAGCTCCCGCCCCTGCGAGCCAAGGGCGTGTGGCAGGTTCACGACATAGCCGATGTATGGCCCGAGCGCTCGCAAACCGGGGTTGGGCGCCACACACACGCCAAGCCGCTCCGTCTGCAGCAGCGCCTTATTGAAGCGGTGACAAGTCCGGGTGAGCTGGTTGTAGACCCGGCCGCCGGCGGCTTTTCGGTGATGACTGCGGCCAGGGCGGCCGGGCGTGAGTTTCTGGGCTGCGACATCCTGGGCTGA
- a CDS encoding NADH-quinone oxidoreductase subunit D translates to MTANPEAGLNAELAGPLQVESIDGQTMVVNMGPQHPSTHGVLRLVLEMDGEIIVRATPHMGFVHTGIEKEFEYQTYVKGVTLTDRIDYVASLLENAAWSLSVEKLLDVEPPPRGQTLRVMLMELERMASHLVWLGTHCLDLGAMTVFFYAFQQREKILDLKEMMAGVRMMTSWIVPGGLRGDAPEGWFERAKEFVDNYPKAHEEIENLLSANPIFRERTQGVGTISVEECLSWGVSGPVLRAAGVEHDLRKAQPYSGYENFNFYVPTGKYSDVFDRYAVRMAELLQSREIIKQCIQQMPDGPVNVEDRKITPPPRAALDNDMEAVIHHFKLWTEGVHPPAGEVYVPIESGKGEMGFYIVSDGTNQPWRAHQRPACFMNLQALSRLCEGRLIADVVAIIGSIDIILGEIDR, encoded by the coding sequence ATGACGGCCAATCCCGAAGCCGGCCTCAATGCGGAGCTCGCTGGACCGCTGCAGGTGGAATCCATCGACGGCCAAACGATGGTTGTCAACATGGGGCCGCAGCACCCAAGCACGCACGGTGTGCTCCGTCTGGTGCTTGAAATGGATGGCGAGATCATTGTCCGCGCCACGCCCCACATGGGTTTTGTACATACCGGCATTGAAAAGGAGTTTGAGTACCAGACCTACGTGAAGGGTGTTACGCTCACCGACCGCATCGACTACGTTGCTTCGCTGTTGGAAAATGCTGCCTGGTCGCTGAGCGTCGAGAAGCTGCTGGATGTTGAGCCGCCGCCACGCGGACAGACCCTGCGCGTGATGCTTATGGAGCTGGAGCGGATGGCCAGCCATCTGGTGTGGCTAGGCACGCACTGCCTCGACCTGGGCGCGATGACGGTCTTCTTCTACGCGTTTCAGCAGCGCGAAAAGATCCTGGACCTGAAGGAGATGATGGCTGGGGTACGCATGATGACCTCCTGGATTGTGCCGGGTGGATTGCGCGGCGACGCACCGGAAGGCTGGTTTGAACGGGCGAAGGAGTTTGTTGACAACTACCCCAAAGCGCACGAGGAGATTGAGAACCTGCTGAGCGCCAACCCGATCTTCCGCGAGCGTACCCAGGGAGTGGGAACCATATCGGTGGAGGAGTGCCTCTCGTGGGGGGTATCCGGTCCGGTTCTGCGCGCCGCCGGCGTTGAGCACGACCTTCGGAAGGCGCAGCCCTACAGCGGTTACGAGAACTTCAACTTTTACGTGCCCACGGGCAAGTACAGCGACGTGTTTGACCGGTACGCCGTCCGCATGGCAGAGCTGCTGCAGAGCCGCGAGATCATCAAGCAGTGCATCCAGCAGATGCCCGATGGCCCGGTGAACGTGGAAGATCGCAAAATCACGCCTCCGCCGCGCGCAGCGCTCGATAACGATATGGAAGCGGTGATCCATCACTTCAAGCTGTGGACCGAGGGCGTTCATCCACCGGCCGGCGAGGTGTATGTACCCATCGAGTCGGGCAAGGGCGAAATGGGCTTTTACATTGTGAGCGATGGCACAAACCAGCCGTGGCGAGCCCATCAGAGGCCCGCGTGCTTTATGAACCTGCAGGCGCTCTCACGCCTCTGCGAAGGCCGGCTGATCGCCGACGTGGTGGCAATCATCGGCAGTATCGACATCATTCTGGGAGAGATCGATCGCTAG
- a CDS encoding NADH-quinone oxidoreductase subunit J has translation MTANVILFWILAVVSVGAALTMVASRNPVRSALMLVITFLAVAVLYLTLAAQFIAAVQVVVYAGAIMVLFLFVIMLLNLAAPQAMKDRGSLQPMAALVLAAIFIIVLVASQSIIAVPRIAALAGDPGASGTVRHVGLELFSPTGPWLFPFELTSLLLLVAVVGAIMLAKRRMPGGSE, from the coding sequence ATGACCGCCAACGTCATCCTGTTCTGGATACTGGCGGTGGTATCCGTCGGTGCAGCGCTTACCATGGTGGCGTCGCGGAATCCGGTGCGCAGCGCGCTCATGCTGGTAATCACCTTCCTGGCGGTTGCGGTGCTGTATCTCACCCTGGCGGCGCAGTTTATTGCCGCGGTGCAGGTTGTGGTCTATGCCGGCGCTATCATGGTGCTCTTTCTCTTCGTGATCATGCTTCTCAATCTCGCCGCCCCTCAGGCGATGAAGGATCGTGGCAGCCTGCAGCCTATGGCCGCATTGGTGCTTGCTGCAATCTTTATTATCGTACTGGTGGCGTCGCAGTCGATCATCGCGGTGCCCAGGATTGCCGCGCTTGCAGGCGATCCGGGAGCATCCGGCACAGTACGGCACGTGGGTCTCGAACTGTTCAGCCCGACCGGGCCGTGGCTGTTCCCGTTCGAGCTGACGTCCCTGCTCCTGCTGGTGGCAGTTGTTGGCGCCATCATGCTGGCCAAGCGCCGGATGCCGGGAGGATCGGAGTGA
- the ndhC gene encoding NADH-quinone oxidoreductase subunit A → MLNAYIPILVMLVAAAIISGGMVAASFVLGPHKPSRYKEQAYECGMTPVGTARDRFPVKFYLVAMLFIIFDIETVFLYPWAVTYRSLPYAVKLFEFAEVGVFVAILFVGYFYILGKGALDWDDSQMAVPETAARADALDRRPPLRFGNENSGPVELQGVPVGSRTLQYGAAAQEEYQKHSA, encoded by the coding sequence ATGCTTAACGCCTACATCCCCATCCTGGTTATGCTGGTGGCCGCGGCCATCATTTCAGGCGGCATGGTTGCAGCGTCGTTCGTGCTCGGTCCCCACAAACCATCGCGATACAAAGAACAGGCATACGAGTGCGGCATGACCCCGGTGGGCACCGCTCGCGACCGGTTCCCGGTGAAGTTCTACCTGGTTGCGATGCTCTTCATCATCTTCGACATCGAAACGGTGTTCCTCTATCCCTGGGCGGTAACCTACCGCTCACTGCCGTACGCGGTGAAGCTTTTCGAGTTTGCTGAGGTTGGCGTCTTCGTTGCGATCCTTTTCGTTGGCTACTTCTACATCCTGGGAAAAGGCGCGCTCGATTGGGATGACAGCCAGATGGCCGTCCCCGAAACCGCGGCCCGAGCCGATGCGTTGGATCGTAGGCCGCCGCTGCGATTCGGCAACGAGAACTCCGGTCCCGTCGAACTCCAGGGGGTACCGGTCGGCTCTCGCACACTGCAGTACGGCGCTGCGGCACAGGAAGAGTATCAGAAGCACTCGGCCTGA
- the nuoH gene encoding NADH-quinone oxidoreductase subunit NuoH, which yields MQSAPFIIFPDHLGGVYVPALLPYIAIVCVIGFILGIVPLLIWIERVVIGLMQDRPGPNRVGPRGLLQTAADGLKLFFKEDLVPRSADLRIYYLAPVITMIPALAAGAVLPIQRIQFRGVSGGVYSVPLMTGMVNIGLLYILAMSSLQVYGIILAGWSSNNKYSLLGGLRASAQLISYELPMGLALLAVVVVCGTLQLDKIVDAQSLLPFGLTGLPRILQGSFLSWNWLQTGIVPVVLYTIAMVAETNRAPFDLPEAESELIAGFHTEYSSMKFAMFFMGEYASMLVVCTLNAVVFWGGWLPPLHIAPLTWIPGFVWLLAKILAGILFYVWLRATLPRLRYDALMGLGWKRMLPLGLAWLFLLAGYGLVREAKVSPPTTIQNVQSAQVAPVGGARP from the coding sequence ATGCAAAGCGCCCCGTTCATCATCTTTCCGGACCACCTGGGCGGCGTCTATGTGCCGGCGCTGCTTCCGTACATCGCCATCGTGTGCGTTATCGGGTTTATCCTCGGAATAGTACCGCTGCTGATCTGGATCGAGCGGGTGGTGATCGGTCTGATGCAGGATCGGCCGGGACCAAACCGCGTCGGACCGCGCGGGCTGTTGCAAACGGCCGCGGACGGGCTGAAGCTGTTCTTCAAGGAAGATCTCGTCCCGCGCAGCGCCGATCTCCGAATCTACTACCTGGCGCCGGTCATTACGATGATCCCCGCGCTGGCCGCCGGCGCCGTACTGCCCATTCAGCGGATCCAGTTCCGGGGGGTGTCGGGAGGCGTGTACTCGGTTCCGCTAATGACCGGTATGGTGAACATTGGCCTGCTCTACATCCTGGCAATGTCCTCTTTGCAGGTCTACGGAATCATCCTCGCGGGTTGGTCGTCCAACAACAAATACTCCCTGCTTGGCGGGCTCCGGGCCTCGGCGCAGCTGATCAGCTATGAGCTCCCGATGGGCCTCGCGCTGCTCGCTGTGGTGGTGGTCTGCGGCACCCTGCAGCTCGACAAGATCGTGGATGCCCAGTCGCTTCTGCCGTTTGGGCTGACGGGCCTGCCGCGCATTCTGCAGGGGAGCTTCCTCTCATGGAACTGGCTGCAGACCGGCATAGTTCCGGTGGTTCTGTATACCATTGCCATGGTAGCCGAAACGAACCGGGCGCCGTTTGACCTGCCGGAGGCAGAGTCCGAGTTGATCGCGGGCTTTCATACGGAATACTCCTCGATGAAGTTCGCCATGTTCTTTATGGGCGAATACGCCAGTATGTTGGTGGTGTGTACGCTGAATGCCGTGGTGTTCTGGGGCGGCTGGCTGCCGCCGCTCCATATCGCGCCACTTACGTGGATCCCGGGTTTTGTCTGGCTGCTGGCCAAGATCCTGGCGGGGATCCTGTTCTATGTATGGCTGCGGGCTACCCTGCCGCGCCTTCGGTACGACGCGCTGATGGGGCTGGGCTGGAAGCGGATGCTGCCGCTGGGTTTGGCGTGGCTGTTTCTGTTGGCGGGCTACGGCCTGGTACGCGAGGCGAAGGTATCTCCGCCAACAACGATCCAGAATGTCCAGAGCGCCCAGGTGGCGCCGGTGGGAGGTGCCCGCCCATGA
- the nuoK gene encoding NADH-quinone oxidoreductase subunit NuoK, which yields MIPTANYLVLSAILFAIGVVGVLVKRNPIVIFMCIELMLNAANLTFVALGHHFARMNGQMYVIFSLAVAAAEVSVGLGIIVAIFRTKQTINIDDMNVMKN from the coding sequence GTGATACCAACAGCCAACTACCTGGTACTTTCCGCCATTCTTTTCGCCATCGGGGTGGTTGGCGTACTGGTGAAGCGGAACCCGATCGTGATATTCATGTGCATCGAATTGATGCTGAACGCCGCAAATCTTACATTCGTGGCGCTCGGGCATCATTTCGCCCGGATGAACGGGCAGATGTACGTCATTTTCTCGCTGGCCGTTGCTGCTGCAGAGGTCTCGGTAGGGCTTGGCATCATCGTGGCAATCTTCCGGACCAAGCAGACAATTAACATCGACGACATGAACGTGATGAAGAACTAG